A single genomic interval of Polynucleobacter necessarius harbors:
- a CDS encoding NAD(P)/FAD-dependent oxidoreductase — MIRITELRLPIDHAPEALEKAILKRLDLDVKDLIGFEVFKRSYDARKNVALAFIYIVDLSSKNEAVLLQKYAGDIHVRPSPDTSYHFVAKAPESISTGQTLRPVVVGFGPCGIFAALVLAQMGCKPIVLERGTQVRERTQDTWGLWRKNKLNPESNVQFGDGGAGTFSDGKLYSQIKGPKFYGRKVINEFVKAGAPEEITYVAKPHIGTFRLVGVVEKMRQETIDLGGEIRFSQKVIGFDIEDGQITGVKIEGQLDLPASHVILALGHSARDTFEALQHAGVFMEAKPFSVGFRIEHPQSLIDKARLGPHAGHELIGAADYKLVHHAKNGRSVYSFCMCPGGTVVAATSEPNRVVTNGMSQYSRNERNANAGIVVGITPEDYPGGPLAGVEFQRAIESKAFELGGGTYEAPGQLVGDFLADKPSTQFASVLPSYKPGVHLTDLADSLPAYAIEAIREAIPVFEKQIKGFSMKDAVLTGVETRTSSPLRITRGANYQSLNIKGLYSAGEGAGYAGGILSAGVDGITVAEAVALDYLSK, encoded by the coding sequence ATGATCCGTATCACTGAATTGCGTCTTCCAATCGACCATGCTCCCGAAGCTTTGGAGAAGGCGATTCTTAAGCGCTTGGATCTAGATGTGAAGGACTTAATAGGGTTTGAGGTCTTCAAGCGTAGCTATGATGCTCGGAAAAATGTCGCCTTAGCGTTTATTTATATCGTGGATTTGTCTTCAAAGAATGAGGCAGTTCTGCTCCAAAAGTACGCGGGTGATATTCATGTCAGGCCATCTCCAGATACGAGCTATCACTTTGTGGCAAAAGCACCTGAATCTATATCTACAGGTCAAACACTGCGCCCCGTAGTGGTTGGTTTTGGACCATGCGGCATTTTTGCTGCTCTCGTGTTGGCGCAAATGGGTTGTAAGCCGATTGTGCTTGAGCGTGGCACACAGGTTCGTGAGCGCACTCAAGATACTTGGGGTTTATGGCGTAAAAATAAATTGAATCCAGAATCCAACGTGCAGTTTGGCGACGGTGGAGCCGGCACCTTTTCAGATGGCAAGTTATATAGTCAGATTAAAGGCCCGAAGTTTTATGGCCGCAAAGTCATTAATGAGTTTGTCAAAGCGGGCGCTCCTGAAGAAATCACCTATGTCGCCAAGCCCCATATCGGCACCTTCCGCTTGGTAGGTGTTGTCGAAAAGATGCGTCAAGAAACTATCGACTTGGGCGGCGAAATTCGGTTCTCGCAAAAAGTAATTGGCTTTGATATTGAGGATGGGCAAATTACTGGAGTTAAGATAGAAGGGCAGCTGGACTTGCCAGCCAGTCATGTGATCTTGGCTTTAGGCCACAGTGCACGCGATACCTTCGAGGCTTTGCAGCATGCGGGTGTTTTCATGGAGGCCAAACCCTTTTCAGTGGGCTTTCGGATTGAGCATCCTCAGTCACTAATTGATAAAGCGCGCTTAGGTCCTCATGCAGGCCATGAATTAATTGGAGCTGCAGACTACAAATTAGTTCATCACGCTAAAAATGGTCGCTCAGTCTATAGTTTTTGTATGTGCCCTGGCGGTACGGTCGTGGCTGCTACTTCTGAGCCAAATAGAGTGGTCACTAATGGTATGAGCCAATACTCTCGCAACGAGCGTAATGCGAACGCAGGCATTGTGGTTGGTATTACTCCAGAGGATTATCCAGGCGGCCCGCTGGCTGGTGTTGAATTTCAGAGGGCGATAGAGTCAAAAGCATTTGAGCTTGGTGGCGGCACTTATGAGGCGCCTGGGCAATTGGTTGGTGATTTTCTGGCAGACAAGCCCTCCACTCAATTTGCCAGTGTGCTGCCATCCTATAAGCCAGGAGTGCATTTGACCGATCTTGCGGATAGTCTGCCTGCTTATGCTATCGAAGCCATTCGCGAGGCGATCCCTGTTTTTGAGAAGCAAATTAAAGGCTTCTCCATGAAGGATGCCGTTTTAACTGGAGTGGAGACGCGCACATCCTCCCCCTTGCGAATTACCCGTGGCGCCAATTACCAGAGCCTGAATATCAAAGGCCTTTACTCAGCAGGCGAAGGGGCTGGGTATGCTGGCGGAATCTTGTCTGCAGGTGTCGATGGGATTACAGTAGCTGAAGCCGTTGCCCTAGACTATTTGTCAAAGTAA
- a CDS encoding YaeQ family protein, translating into MALRATIHKADIHVADSARHYYGSHSLTIAKHPSETEQRMMIRIIAFALQAHEDLVFTNGLSDTDEPDLWIKDLTDAIKLWIEIGQPDERRILKACGRADQVVVYCYGGHTSKIWWDGIAHKLTRARNLQVFSIPADQAEDLNKLVERSMVLHVNIQDGEVYVSSDQGEVTITPEIWRNNQ; encoded by the coding sequence ATGGCTCTACGCGCAACTATCCACAAAGCCGACATTCATGTCGCAGATTCTGCCCGTCACTACTATGGCAGTCACTCATTAACCATCGCCAAGCATCCGTCAGAGACTGAGCAGCGAATGATGATCCGCATCATCGCGTTTGCATTGCAGGCGCACGAGGACTTGGTATTTACTAATGGTCTGAGCGATACCGATGAGCCCGATCTTTGGATTAAAGACCTCACTGATGCGATTAAGCTTTGGATTGAGATTGGTCAACCAGATGAACGACGCATCCTGAAAGCCTGTGGTCGCGCAGATCAAGTGGTTGTCTATTGTTATGGTGGGCACACTAGCAAAATCTGGTGGGATGGCATTGCGCACAAACTCACCCGCGCCCGAAATTTACAAGTATTCTCTATTCCAGCAGACCAGGCCGAAGATCTCAATAAATTGGTTGAGCGCAGTATGGTCCTGCATGTGAATATTCAAGATGGTGAGGTCTATGTATCTTCCGATCAAGGCGAGGTCACGATTACTCCTGAGATTTGGCGTAACAATCAATAG
- a CDS encoding putative toxin-antitoxin system toxin component, PIN family, with the protein MDALATPSTLEEFADVVARPLFSLDKTQREHILLQWHCLARVLDDQTLIRAPWICQDTDDQGFLELAFTAKPCTLVSKDNEVLRFAHKAIQEHVLITAD; encoded by the coding sequence ATAGATGCCCTAGCCACCCCAAGCACATTAGAAGAATTCGCTGATGTGGTTGCGCGCCCCTTGTTTTCATTGGATAAAACCCAGCGAGAACACATTCTCCTGCAGTGGCATTGCTTAGCAAGAGTATTGGATGATCAAACCTTAATCAGGGCGCCCTGGATATGCCAAGACACCGATGATCAAGGCTTTTTGGAGCTGGCATTCACGGCAAAACCTTGCACCTTAGTCAGCAAAGACAATGAGGTACTGCGGTTCGCGCATAAGGCAATCCAGGAGCACGTCCTGATTACCGCAGACTAA
- a CDS encoding SlyX family protein, giving the protein MSEERITNLEIKLSFTEDLIEKLNETVYKQQQQIEFLYRELKTIKEQASSTGGGGGSLKDEIPPHY; this is encoded by the coding sequence ATGTCCGAAGAACGCATTACCAACCTAGAAATCAAGCTCAGCTTTACCGAAGACCTTATTGAAAAGCTCAATGAGACTGTCTATAAGCAACAACAGCAAATTGAGTTCCTCTATCGCGAACTGAAGACCATCAAAGAACAGGCCAGCAGCACTGGTGGTGGAGGCGGTAGTCTGAAAGATGAAATTCCGCCGCACTACTAA
- a CDS encoding phage holin family protein — MSNLTLFLVQWGLTSLSLWVASYIFSGLRFADGGSLLIAALLLGFANAIVKPLLILFTLPLTVVTMGLFLLVINALVFMLVSALVSGFTISSFWTAFFASIFISLFSLFVSGLVV; from the coding sequence ATGAGTAACTTAACGCTCTTTCTAGTCCAGTGGGGCTTAACTTCCCTATCACTTTGGGTTGCTAGTTATATTTTCAGCGGCTTGCGCTTTGCAGATGGTGGTTCACTATTGATCGCCGCCCTACTTTTGGGCTTTGCTAACGCGATAGTGAAGCCTTTACTCATTCTCTTCACCTTGCCACTAACAGTCGTAACCATGGGCCTTTTCTTGCTCGTGATTAACGCATTAGTGTTCATGCTCGTTTCCGCATTGGTCAGTGGCTTTACGATCTCTAGCTTCTGGACCGCATTTTTTGCCAGCATCTTTATTTCTTTATTTAGCCTTTTTGTTAGCGGCTTAGTTGTCTAA
- a CDS encoding AsmA family protein: MEVNLQANQAGVGNWNFTPPTMATSTSGTSPTVSDTSSSVFASLSEFDIADARIHYQDGGQAEKLFKLPKLSFSGHAGKSEIFMDLQYAQHSLNLQGKTSSLLDAYFGWDQTPVKMDLDLILTLNGKSLAIAGKIDKNPQVLPHLNINLRSKAFDLAPLAGSAAIAGSAGKSHSAPVRQAQGKYFFSDEPLPFDFLPLADGSININIAELAVPGQTPFSNFKTTLQFKKNSIDANDFSFNIGKGSAHAQIAIIAFDSPTPKISFKGLASGFTLEQMIVTTDANAKVAGGSAHMAWNLRGSGVSPHQLLSHATGAIQVSVGLSTLDAKFLNKGGDFIITVFDVINPLYKKSNQTVLECAVPYLPINNGIVNIQNSVGVETDRLGITLSGSVKLASETLNIKINPREKSGLTTGLDLAGLVNIGGTLQNPQTGVNKAGVVNSAVSIGLGFLTGGISIAAENAKSLATKSQPCKAALRPWSDIYSASK; the protein is encoded by the coding sequence GTGGAGGTGAATCTGCAGGCCAATCAGGCTGGAGTGGGTAATTGGAATTTTACCCCGCCAACCATGGCGACATCCACCTCCGGAACTTCGCCCACGGTCAGTGACACCAGCAGCAGTGTGTTTGCTTCTTTAAGTGAGTTCGATATCGCAGATGCCCGCATTCACTATCAGGATGGCGGTCAGGCTGAGAAGTTATTCAAGCTTCCAAAGCTCTCTTTTAGCGGTCACGCCGGTAAGTCTGAAATTTTTATGGATCTGCAATACGCTCAGCACAGCCTGAATTTACAAGGGAAAACAAGCTCGCTTCTTGACGCCTACTTTGGATGGGATCAGACGCCTGTAAAAATGGATTTAGATCTGATTTTGACGCTCAATGGTAAGTCGCTAGCTATTGCAGGCAAAATTGATAAGAACCCGCAAGTATTGCCGCACTTGAATATCAATCTGCGCTCTAAAGCGTTCGATTTAGCGCCATTAGCAGGATCTGCGGCTATTGCAGGTTCCGCTGGAAAGTCCCACTCTGCTCCTGTCCGCCAAGCTCAGGGTAAATATTTTTTCTCAGATGAGCCGTTGCCATTTGATTTTCTGCCGTTGGCTGACGGCTCTATCAATATCAATATTGCTGAACTTGCCGTCCCAGGGCAAACCCCGTTCTCAAACTTCAAAACGACGTTGCAATTTAAGAAAAATAGCATTGATGCAAATGATTTCAGTTTTAATATTGGTAAAGGCAGTGCCCATGCCCAAATTGCCATCATTGCTTTTGATAGCCCGACTCCCAAAATATCCTTTAAAGGTCTCGCTAGCGGCTTTACCTTGGAGCAAATGATTGTCACTACAGATGCGAATGCGAAGGTTGCTGGTGGAAGTGCACATATGGCCTGGAATCTGCGGGGCAGTGGCGTGAGTCCCCATCAGTTACTAAGTCACGCTACTGGCGCTATCCAAGTATCTGTAGGCCTGAGCACATTGGATGCGAAGTTTCTTAATAAGGGTGGTGACTTCATCATCACTGTATTTGATGTGATAAACCCACTGTATAAAAAATCTAATCAAACCGTGTTGGAGTGTGCTGTTCCATATTTGCCAATCAATAATGGCATAGTGAATATTCAGAATTCGGTTGGAGTTGAGACTGACCGCTTGGGTATCACACTGTCTGGCTCGGTCAAGCTGGCAAGTGAGACTTTAAATATCAAGATCAACCCAAGAGAAAAGTCAGGATTAACAACGGGTCTAGATTTAGCGGGGCTCGTTAATATCGGCGGTACCTTGCAGAACCCTCAGACTGGGGTAAACAAGGCTGGTGTTGTTAATAGCGCCGTCTCGATTGGGCTCGGCTTTTTGACTGGTGGAATTAGTATCGCCGCTGAAAATGCCAAATCTTTGGCGACCAAGTCGCAGCCTTGTAAAGCAGCGCTGCGTCCTTGGTCTGATATCTACTCTGCGAGCAAGTAA
- a CDS encoding AsmA family protein: MSKALKISLIAFVAFLATVGFGTRYAASFINPTQLTRLLSASVKEATGRDLKITSPVSLHLFPSISVSAEQISLSNAPWARNPNMLTIGKIDLDIRVLPLF; the protein is encoded by the coding sequence ATGAGCAAAGCCCTGAAAATTTCTCTTATTGCGTTTGTCGCTTTTCTTGCGACAGTTGGGTTCGGCACCAGATATGCCGCTTCGTTTATTAATCCTACTCAATTAACCAGGCTTCTGAGTGCTTCTGTCAAAGAAGCCACTGGGCGTGATTTAAAAATTACCAGTCCTGTAAGCCTTCATCTTTTCCCATCGATTAGTGTGAGTGCAGAGCAGATCTCCCTCAGTAATGCGCCATGGGCCAGAAATCCCAATATGCTCACGATTGGGAAAATTGATTTAGATATTAGAGTGCTGCCGCTATTTTGA
- a CDS encoding zinc ribbon domain-containing protein YjdM, translating to MSTDNLPKCPACQEAMTYPDGENYICAQCGHEWPMAAAAEEVEAGLIVKDANGNLLADGDTVTLIKDLKVKGSSTTLKVGTKIKGIRLVPGDHEVDCKTEAGNMLLKACFLKKA from the coding sequence ATGAGCACCGATAATTTACCGAAGTGTCCTGCCTGCCAGGAAGCTATGACCTACCCCGATGGGGAGAATTACATTTGCGCCCAATGTGGCCATGAATGGCCTATGGCAGCAGCCGCAGAAGAAGTAGAGGCTGGACTCATCGTCAAAGATGCGAATGGCAACCTTTTGGCGGATGGTGACACCGTTACCCTCATCAAAGACTTGAAGGTCAAAGGCTCATCCACTACCCTCAAAGTTGGCACCAAAATCAAAGGTATTCGCCTAGTCCCGGGCGATCACGAAGTGGATTGCAAGACCGAAGCAGGCAATATGCTGCTTAAAGCCTGCTTTTTGAAGAAAGCCTAA
- a CDS encoding YdcH family protein has protein sequence MLPEYRELITKLRTSDRHCSHLFDKHNNLDQKIQRMEAHSEPSTPEEIEILKKEKLLLKDQIDAVLKKASA, from the coding sequence ATGTTGCCTGAATATCGCGAACTCATTACTAAGTTGAGAACGTCAGATCGTCACTGCTCCCATTTATTTGATAAGCACAATAATTTGGATCAGAAGATTCAAAGAATGGAAGCCCATTCCGAGCCAAGCACTCCAGAGGAGATTGAGATCCTCAAGAAAGAGAAACTTCTTCTCAAGGATCAGATCGACGCAGTTCTCAAAAAGGCGAGCGCCTAA